The Terriglobales bacterium genome has a segment encoding these proteins:
- a CDS encoding DUF5009 domain-containing protein gives MSSTTVSTIPKTTIASVPSSPSNTRLTSLDVFRGLTIAAMILVNNSGDGQHTYWPLEHAKWNGWTPTDLIFPFFLFIVGVSMVFSFSSRTARGQTRKHLLLHVLKRSAIIFALGLFLYAYPKFDVHTARIPGVLQRIAVVYLIASAIFLCTGRVARAVITGALLLIYWLLLTRVPVPGIGAGVLTMDGNLVGYIDRSLIYNHLWIAHRFDPEGILSTIPSIATCLIGVFTGEWMRSARTHLQKIAGLFAGAAVGLIAGEIWNLWFPINKMIWTSSYVLFTAGFALFIFGLCYWAIDVRGWKSWSVPFVIFGVNPLGIYFLASWAETALYRHHIHGVSIKNILYESSFAHISNPYLGSLAWSVSFVLVFFVIAWAMYRKQIFIRV, from the coding sequence ATGTCATCGACAACCGTCAGTACGATTCCCAAAACGACAATCGCGAGTGTTCCTTCGTCGCCATCCAACACGCGACTTACCTCGCTCGACGTGTTTCGCGGATTGACGATTGCAGCGATGATCCTGGTGAACAACTCCGGTGATGGACAACACACGTACTGGCCGCTCGAACACGCCAAATGGAATGGCTGGACGCCTACCGATCTGATTTTCCCGTTCTTCCTGTTTATTGTCGGCGTGTCGATGGTCTTCTCGTTCAGCTCGCGAACAGCGCGCGGTCAGACGCGCAAGCACCTGCTGCTTCACGTGCTCAAACGCAGTGCAATCATCTTCGCGCTTGGACTATTCCTATACGCGTACCCCAAATTTGATGTACACACCGCGCGCATTCCCGGCGTACTGCAGCGAATCGCCGTCGTGTATTTGATTGCATCGGCAATCTTCCTCTGCACCGGACGGGTTGCGCGGGCGGTGATCACGGGAGCGTTGCTGCTCATCTATTGGCTGCTGCTCACGCGTGTGCCGGTGCCCGGGATCGGTGCGGGCGTTCTCACGATGGACGGCAATCTGGTGGGCTACATCGATCGCAGTCTGATTTACAACCACTTATGGATTGCACATCGCTTCGATCCTGAAGGAATTCTGAGCACGATTCCGTCGATCGCGACCTGCCTCATCGGCGTCTTCACCGGCGAATGGATGCGCTCGGCGAGAACACACCTTCAGAAGATTGCAGGATTATTCGCCGGCGCTGCCGTTGGGCTGATCGCGGGAGAGATTTGGAACCTGTGGTTCCCGATCAACAAGATGATCTGGACCAGTTCGTACGTTCTGTTCACCGCAGGATTCGCTCTGTTCATCTTTGGCTTGTGCTACTGGGCAATCGACGTCCGCGGATGGAAGAGCTGGAGCGTGCCTTTCGTCATCTTCGGCGTGAACCCGCTCGGAATCTACTTCCTCGCAAGTTGGGCAGAAACCGCTCTCTACCGCCATCACATTCATGGCGTGTCGATCAAGAACATTCTCTACGAAAGCTCATTCGCTCACATCAGCAATCCGTATCTTGGTTCGCTGGCATGGAGCGTAAGTTTCGTTTTGGTATTCTTCGTCATTGCGTGGGCGATGTATCGCAAACAAATATTCATTAGAGTTTGA